In one Myripristis murdjan chromosome 5, fMyrMur1.1, whole genome shotgun sequence genomic region, the following are encoded:
- the cd8b gene encoding uncharacterized protein cd8b, translated as MTPPPLAWTVLTVFLWTSGSSRILQQESPPILYPELLKAETVSCPCHSENCDFVYWFRTLFNDDSVQFLVSCNLADRCTHGSDIVQSRFKVSSSKGSFSLRIADVTKQDAGIYSCVVKVRGQEEVWRPAAVVRPGGLILKEKAPTTVKPTTKRKPPVVPVCRCSKTKKPQANSCGSMVLWPLVGLIAVLAVVLIGTLYYFSRLPKKCRHNFVKKRHLTNSNTSAAYT; from the exons GTTCCAGCCGGATCTTGCAACAAGAGTCGCCCCCCATTCTCTACCCTGAACTCCTAAAAGCAGAGACTGTTTCTTGTCCTTGCCACAGCGAAAATTGTGACTTTGTCTACTGGTTCCGCACTCTTTTCAATGACGACAGCGTACAGTTCCTGGTTTCTTGCAATTTGGCTGACCGCTGTACCCACGGCTCTGACATTGTACAAAGCCGCTTCAAGGTCAGCAGTTCTAAAGGGTCTTTTTCGCTACGCATCGCGGATGTGACAAAGCAAGATGCTGGGATCTACTCCTGCGTTGTGAAGGTCAGGGGACAAGAGGAGGTGTGGAGGCCTGCGGCTGTTGTCCGACCTGGAGGTTT aatattGAAAG AGAAAGCTCCAACAACAGTTAAGCCAACAACAAAGCGCAAACCCCCAGTCGTCCCTGTCTGTCGCTGCAGCAAGACCAAGAAACCCCAAGCCA ATTCATGTGGCTCCATGGTTTTGTGGCCGTTGGTTGGCCTCATTGCTGTCCTGGCTGTAGTTCTCATCGGCACTCTGTACTACTTCAGCC GGCTGCCCAAAAAGTGTCGACACAACTTTGTGAA GAAAAGACATTtgaccaacagcaacacatctGCGGCTTACACCTGA